The DNA sequence CTCTCTTTGCAGGAGCTGCCCGAAGTGCTCAACTCCCCGCCGAAAATCTGGTAATGTCGAGGCTGAAGTTACCGACTCTAGGCGTGTGAAGTCTTCCTTGTCTCCTCCGTAGAAACTCTCATACCACTTTCGCAAGTTGTCTCTGGGATCGTTGAACACACAGAGCACTCTAGCCCACCAGGAAGGACCGTCAGAATGCTCGCGTGTAATTCCGCTTCCTGTAGAGTATTCGTAAGACTTGGGGTGGTGATCAGAGCAATTGCGCGCTATCATGCCGATCCAGAAGATCAATACGATAAGCCCCCATACGGATCCCCAACGGCTGGGCGGTGTCTTACCTTCTCCCTGAGACACACGCCCAACGGTCGAAGAGCCTCGCTGAAGTCGTAGTTTTTCAAGCTTCCTACGTTCTTTCAAGCCCATTCTGTGGTCCTCTTTCCGAAAGGTAAGGCCGGCTTCACAGAACGATCAATCCCACGTTGGTTCCCACCGCTCGCTCGCGTGAAAATCCCCATGCGAGAAGGTCACCTGATCATTCCGGTAATCATAATGCGCCGTTTCTGCAACCCTCGGTTGCCGACGGCCGGTCGGGGAGGGTGGCGTCCACAATCGTGCCTTCACGAGTATATCCACTTCTCGAGACCGCGGGTCACAACCATGATCAGTCAGGACTTTGATTATGGCTTGCATTGCTTGGTTAGTCACTTTCCTAACCCGGAAGGACCCGTGCAATCGGACCGGATTGTCATAGAAATCAAATGCAATGGCAATCTTGGTGCACAAACGACCATTAGAGTACTTTAGAACTTCTCGACGCCCAAAGTGCTGAAGACCCATTCTGCTCAGTTCCTTCTCCAGAGACCGGCGAAACTCACCTTCTGGGGGAAGAGGCCCGCCGAGCCGAAATAGCGCATAACTCACCAAGGAAACAGCTGTAATAACGACCCAAGATATGACAAGCAGTTTCCCCGCGGGTTTCATCCCTGACTTCTCTTCTTCTGCTTCCCTAGTGAAGGATCCTACCTGGAGACAATAATATGCTGTTCAGATCCCGTCGGCCAGAGGAGAGCTCAGACACAATGCCCTCGAAACAAACGTATTGGCCCTGCGTCACGTGCACGACGCGCTCCCTGAATTCTTCAGGGACCCGAAGGACGACCGATACGTTATACCGGCTCTTTCTTCTTCGTTTCTGGGCCACAAACGCTGGCAGTTTGGAATAGATGTCCTCGTTTGATATACGAACTTCATACCATTGCCCCTCGTCCTTAAGTCTTACTCGGTCTATGTAACCGTTCCACTCCACCTTCTTGCCAATTAGAGACTCCCTATACTCGTCTCGCTGGACCGAAGTCCACTCTTTCCGGCGCATGTTCTCACAGATATCTGACAAGGCGATATTGGACGTGGGAACGGAGGCAAGCTGTTCTTGGGGCGTTGGCGGCGATGTGGGCGCCGACGGTCCCCAGCAAGCGACGCAAGCGACAGCCTCAAGCATTACAATGACAGCCACTGTCTTGGCTGCTCTTTGAAGCCCTTTTATTATCATTTCCTGCCTACTCTCCGACCCCGGCCCGCGGCCTGGCTCGATGCCACAGGCCCGACCGGCAGCTCGTGATACTAAATTGTACATTACTGCGAGCGAACTGGTTTTACAATGACAAGCTAGACGCGTTCAAGCTACTCGCGATTTCAGTTGGACGCCGCCTGCTTCGCCACCCACTTCTTGTAGATTGTCTTTCCGGACTGCATGTCGGGGATTATCTCGGCAAGGCCGAGCGGCTGCGCCTTGTCGGGCGTGATGAAGCCGTAGTCGTGCCAGCCGTGGGGCTTGTAGTACTCCCTTTTGGGCCAAGCCGAGATCCTCCTCCATATCCTCTTCAAGTGAGGGTTCTGGGGAGGAGGAGGGACGGCGATGCGTCCTCAGACCGCCCGACTGGAAGTCGGGCGTTAATGCAATTAGAGCCATCTATATGACCGCGTTGAAACGCGGTCGAGGTGACCGCAGAACTCTAGTTACAATCTAAAGCCATACTCATCCCTTACTTCAGCCTTCCGCCTTCAGCCTTGCGGCTGTCGTTACTCTTGGGGCTCTGCGTAAATGGATTGATCGACAAGGAAGGTGGGTTGCCTCAAGTCCTCGGGCTGAAGCCGCTTCCTGCGAGCCAAGAACCGCTGGTGTAGATTGACCACGCTGGATGAGTGCTCGATCGCCTCCACAATGGGGAAGGACTCTATATTGTATCGGTCAGCCCAACCTGTCTCATCGCAGAAGAGCTCTAGCCCCTTCAGCGACTTGCTCTTCGTCCCGGCAGCGACAAGGATCGTCTCGCCGTGGACCAGGTCCGTCGTGTTCTCGCGGTCGGAGACGACGATGACGTCGATTTGAGGCAGACGTTCCGAAAGATCGATCGCCTCGTCAAGCGGCATCTGTGCGAGGACTATCACGACATTTGCGATGGTCGCACTCGACGCCAAGACCCGCTTCAGGGCCTCATCGGGCTGCTCCACCTCAACCGTCCTGCTGCCCTCATCGTCCTTCGTCCAATCGACTATGAGAGCCTCGTCGTCCTGAGAGACAACGGCGCTTACACATACGGTCGCCCCAGTTGTGTGAAAGAGCATGAACGGATGAAACACAGGCTCCTGGGTCTCAGCATCAAGCACGTTTGCAGAGATGAATGGGAACCAAGCCTGCCGCTGGAGAGCCTTCAGGTGGCGAATCCCGAACGTGAAGTCCTTAACCCCAAGCCCCAGTCCGTCGTAGCCCATTATGTTCAGGGCGGCGATCATGGCCCACGACTTCAACTTCTGGCGAGTGCCGCTACAGTTGAAAAGATTGCCCACGTCCAGAAGTAGCGCATTACCTCGCGGCTCAACGCACTCCAGAACGAAAGTCCGGCGCCTCTCAAAGCCGCCTAATTGAGGGTCGAAGCAGCTGGACCGCGTCATCGTCCCGTATGAGTTGCCGGAGAAAAAGGCCACAACACTCGGCGTCGCCTGGACCTCGAAGTCCACCTTGACGAATTCCGGCTCCTCCTGCGCGAGGCCGACCGAGGCGCCAGCCAGACCCAATATGCACGCCACGAAGAGAGCTGCAAGCAACCACAGTTGACCACGCACAAGTCTGACGGCCCGGTTCACTGACCTCACCTCTGCCCCGGCGTCTTGCTGAGCACGAAATTGTCGATCACGAGATCGTCCAGACCCGTCGTGTAGAAGCACCTCAGCGCGTCCTTCGGGGTGCACACTATCGGCTCTTCCTTTATGTTGAACGACGTGTTCAGGACGACAGGCACGCCGGTTAGCTTCTCAAACTCGGCGATGAGGTTGTAGTAGAGCGGGTCCATCGACTTGGTAACGGTGTGCACGCGGCCAGTCCCGTCAACGTGAGTTACCGACGGGATTACGTCCCGTTTTTTTGGCAGAACATTGTAAACAAGCAGCATGAACGGCGAGGGATAAGAGAAGTCGAAGTACTCAGAGACCCTCTCCGCCAGAATCGAGGGCGCAAAGGGCCTGAACGACTCCCGGTGCTTTACTTGCTCGTTCACGACATCCTTCATGTTCGGGTCTCGGGGGTCGGCCAGAATGCTTCGTTTGCCGAGCGCACGAGGGCCAAACTCCATACGTCCCTGAAACCACCCGACGATATGCCCGTTGGCAAGGAGCTTTGCCGCCTCTTTCGACGGGTCCTTGACCTCTTGGAACGGGACCTTGGCGAGCCTAAGAAACGCCTCAACCTGGTCGTGGGTGTACTGGGGTCCCCAGAAGGCGTTGTCCATCACGAAGTCGCGCGGATTGCCGAGAATGCCATTGTGAACGAAGAACGCTGCGCCCACGGCAGCACCGGCGTCATAGGCCGCCGGCTGGATATAAGTCTCCTCGAACTGCGTCTCCTTGATGAGCCTCCCGTTGGCGACGCAATTGAGCGCAACGCCTCCGTTGAGGCAGATGTTCTTGCTGCCCGTGATCTTGTGCAGGTAGTTGGCCATGTGCAGTAGAGCGTCCTCGAGACGTCGCTGGCCACCCCGGGCAACCTCCGCGTGCCGGTCGGTTACTTCCTGGCCTGGCTTTCTGTCCTCGCCAAAAGTCAGAAGAAATTTTTCTGAATAGTAGGGGACCTCGCCAAACTGGTAGTTAAAAAATGACATGTCCATTTCGTATTCGCCGTCGGGAGCGAGCCGTATCACGCGTTTGAACTCGTTATAGTACTCATCGGTTTTCCCGTAGGACGAAAGGCCCATCACCTTGTATTCATCGGCGTTGCGCTTGAACCCGAGGTATGTGGTAAGCGTTGTGTAGAAGGCTCCGAGCGAGAACGGGAAGTATATCTCTTTGAACTTCGTGATCGTATTGCCGCGACCGCGAGCAAGCAGAGTCGTCGTCCACTCCCCGATCCCGTCCGCAGTCAATATCGCCGCGTCGTCAAAGGGCGAGATTGTGAAGCAGCTGTAGGCGTGGGCGATGTGATGTTCGACGAACTGGAACTTGAATCGGGCCTGCTTGGGGTCGTAGCCCGGCACCCTCTTCAGATACCGTTTTGCTGACATCATTGACGGGATTCCGCTGGAGTAGTCCGCCTGGTCTCGGCAGAAGGCCAATGTTCTGGGGAAATACCTCGCCAGGTGGAAGACCTTACGATGCAGGTTCAGCCACGGATTGATGCAGAAGGCAACCCACGCCACGTCATTGATCGAGGCGCCGATCTCACTGAGGCAGTAGTTGATCGCTCCATAAGGGAAGCCTCCATCGTGCTTCTTGCGCGTGAACCGTTCCTCTTCAGCGGCTGCCCTAAGCTTCCCATCGACGAGCACACATGCTGCCGAGTCGTGCTGGAATGCCGTGATCCCAAGTATGATCATTTACTGTTCGTCCTCTTGTCCTGACGTTTCGCCAGCTTCTTGAGAATGTCATCCAACATCTGGCTGTTCGCGATTGGAACAGTCTCCCGGTTGTCTATCACAAACACGAGCGCCCCTCCAACTCGCAGCTGCTCGCAAAGGCTCGCATCCGCCTCGAGCTTCGAGTCGACCGACTTTGACGCCGAGAGCGACTTGATCTTGGCCGGCTCGAAGCCCGCCTTGACTATCGGCTCCTCCCAGTAGGAGTTCTCCGGCTCCTTCGCTCGAAGCAGGATGTATTTGTCGAACTTGTCTCCGTCCTGCATCAGCATCGCCTCTTGCCGCTGCGCCTCTTGCAGTTCAGAGAGGCCTGTCTGAGCGGTGATAACGCCATTGCTGTCCAGATACACTATGTGATGGACCTCGAATGGACGTAACTTTCCCTCGTCGCGCAGCTTGATCATGCGCGCAAGCCCCTCAAGGCCCGCCTTCGCGTTCGCTGAAATGAATACGTCAAGCTTCCCTTTTATCAACGGCCTGCTCGGCACCACGCTCGCGCCCGACATCTCAGACCGGAACACCAGCTTGTCGTTCACTCTCTCGAACGCAGACTTCAGCTGAGCGAAGTTGCGCGCCCTCAGCGCCTCAAGCCCAAAGATATACCCCGGAAGCAAGTCAAGGCCGTAGGTCGCGATGAGCCTCTTGCCCTCGTCAGTCGAGGCATCGACCCTATTCACCTCAAGCCCAGGCATCATCACCAGCGTTGAGTTGATTATCTGGTCCTCGTTGCTCGCAACCGAGTTCGCATCATAAACCACAGAGACGGGCACCTTCACCGCCTCGTCATATTCACACCGCGACTGCTTGGTGGCCGGATTGACGCACCGGGCGATCATCCCCTCCTTGCGGGGGCAATCGAAGTCGTGCAAGCACTTTGGCAGGTTCTTGCAGGCCGCAACCTCGTCAGCACGCTGCCCTAAAATCGTGCAGACGCTCCGTGAGAGGAGCATCTTGTCGATGCGGTCTCCGAACCGCTGATTGTTTATGTAAAGCGTTGGCGAGGCGCTCACGCGGAGCCTTGCGTCCCTAGCCGCCATGCTCCTGAGCTCTCGCTCGGGATAGCCGCTCGAGAGGCATTCCGAAAGCGCTTTCGTGTCAATGCCGACGCTCGAGGCGCACTCCTGCCAGCTCGTCCCCTCCACGGATGTGTTCACGCACTCAACGTAGGACACGAACTTCTCCGGCTGCGTTTTGAGGACACAGAGCTGACGCATGTCCTCCTCGACCTCTTC is a window from the bacterium genome containing:
- a CDS encoding carbamoyltransferase C-terminal domain-containing protein, with translation MIILGITAFQHDSAACVLVDGKLRAAAEEERFTRKKHDGGFPYGAINYCLSEIGASINDVAWVAFCINPWLNLHRKVFHLARYFPRTLAFCRDQADYSSGIPSMMSAKRYLKRVPGYDPKQARFKFQFVEHHIAHAYSCFTISPFDDAAILTADGIGEWTTTLLARGRGNTITKFKEIYFPFSLGAFYTTLTTYLGFKRNADEYKVMGLSSYGKTDEYYNEFKRVIRLAPDGEYEMDMSFFNYQFGEVPYYSEKFLLTFGEDRKPGQEVTDRHAEVARGGQRRLEDALLHMANYLHKITGSKNICLNGGVALNCVANGRLIKETQFEETYIQPAAYDAGAAVGAAFFVHNGILGNPRDFVMDNAFWGPQYTHDQVEAFLRLAKVPFQEVKDPSKEAAKLLANGHIVGWFQGRMEFGPRALGKRSILADPRDPNMKDVVNEQVKHRESFRPFAPSILAERVSEYFDFSYPSPFMLLVYNVLPKKRDVIPSVTHVDGTGRVHTVTKSMDPLYYNLIAEFEKLTGVPVVLNTSFNIKEEPIVCTPKDALRCFYTTGLDDLVIDNFVLSKTPGQR
- a CDS encoding thioredoxin domain-containing protein, encoding MVTYRVSHVALGLGLIVFACLHTALAEPQVPSTAASVASAQVAIAYTGETHAMIEPCNCPAEPLGGVARRAHEIEVLRSEFGDLLLLDGGGCFAHGIYDEYVQGDELDKQRTFVALRAMALMKYDAVCLGDDEFAFGQGAIKWAESALGLTFVSCNVQTGDGKPFVTPFIIKKVGGKNVLVTGVCMPEVEFGDYWQQFEGLKVLDPKEAVSKVLAEQRGKVDVVIVLSHLNEEASTKLAQEVQGIDVVFNSGRRTTTRRSFDVGESHVVNFDYQGRNLLLTRLRPGAADASQRFAVEEIPLSKEVPDSPAVASLVSGFLKLRDAGTVRPTVRLDLYMMSFCPYSKPAFKTLFELKTTFGDAVEPHVYYIVRDAGEGEFDSLHGEEEVEEDMRQLCVLKTQPEKFVSYVECVNTSVEGTSWQECASSVGIDTKALSECLSSGYPERELRSMAARDARLRVSASPTLYINNQRFGDRIDKMLLSRSVCTILGQRADEVAACKNLPKCLHDFDCPRKEGMIARCVNPATKQSRCEYDEAVKVPVSVVYDANSVASNEDQIINSTLVMMPGLEVNRVDASTDEGKRLIATYGLDLLPGYIFGLEALRARNFAQLKSAFERVNDKLVFRSEMSGASVVPSRPLIKGKLDVFISANAKAGLEGLARMIKLRDEGKLRPFEVHHIVYLDSNGVITAQTGLSELQEAQRQEAMLMQDGDKFDKYILLRAKEPENSYWEEPIVKAGFEPAKIKSLSASKSVDSKLEADASLCEQLRVGGALVFVIDNRETVPIANSQMLDDILKKLAKRQDKRTNSK